From a region of the Vaginimicrobium propionicum genome:
- a CDS encoding phosphorylcholine transferase LicD produces MQTSEYPPGVLEKLQEREIELLRVVSQLCEKHNLVYFIDSGTCLGAVRHGGFIPWDDDIDIGMPFEDYVRFLELAPKHLPSGYTLHSCENTPNFTALWTKVYIDGTRFEDDNAVEAGAYQGIFLDIFPYFQVDQNWFRGKLQLRGTEFWQKLSYLKGFAHPHVPSQIRFRWILQGVFNVIHFLLKLVPQRFIFKWFCKTAKPRVASHSWYCAPGFGQLPMDESTLFPTREIDFAGLRVQAPANVDVYLRALYGDYMTLPPVSERRNHVPEILDFGDGVNVMDSKF; encoded by the coding sequence ATGCAAACTTCTGAGTATCCCCCTGGGGTTTTGGAAAAATTACAGGAACGCGAAATTGAACTACTGCGGGTAGTTTCGCAGTTATGTGAAAAGCATAATCTTGTTTATTTTATCGACAGCGGCACTTGTTTAGGTGCGGTGCGTCACGGGGGGTTTATTCCCTGGGATGATGATATTGATATTGGAATGCCGTTTGAAGATTACGTTAGATTCCTAGAACTAGCGCCAAAGCATTTACCTTCGGGATATACACTACATTCTTGCGAAAATACCCCGAATTTCACAGCGCTCTGGACAAAAGTTTATATTGACGGTACGCGCTTTGAGGACGATAACGCTGTAGAAGCTGGTGCCTATCAAGGAATCTTCTTGGATATATTTCCATATTTCCAGGTAGATCAGAACTGGTTCCGGGGAAAATTGCAATTACGGGGCACAGAATTTTGGCAAAAGCTATCTTATTTAAAGGGTTTCGCCCACCCTCACGTTCCTTCCCAGATTCGTTTTCGTTGGATTCTGCAAGGGGTATTTAATGTTATACATTTTTTGTTGAAACTAGTTCCACAAAGATTTATCTTCAAATGGTTTTGTAAGACCGCAAAACCGCGTGTCGCATCACATTCATGGTATTGCGCGCCTGGGTTTGGGCAGCTTCCGATGGATGAGAGCACATTGTTCCCAACTAGAGAGATAGATTTTGCTGGCTTGCGTGTGCAAGCTCCGGCGAACGTGGACGTATATTTGCGCGCTCTCTACGGTGATTATATGACCTTACC